AGACACACTGCTTCTCCTCTTCAGATGGCTATTGGCTTCCCTGTTTTCTGTAACCCCTTTTCTCACTAGGCTCTTGCCTCTGGCATTGAGAACCTTGTGCTGAGCCTCATAACTCCAGCAGAATCGTGTTGGAGGGAAGGCTAAGCATTAGAACCCAGGGCTCCATGCTGGATCCCCTGAGCCACAAGCTCTGGTTCTGAGGCTCAGAAATTGAGTGTTTCAGCTAATTCCTAAGCACAGTAAAGTTTGGGAACTAAAACCTGGATTCTGGGATGGAGTTGGAGCTGTGCTTCCCTCCCTTTGCTGGGTTTTAAGAGACTCATTTTGTCCCCTCTTTCAGGGAAGTCCCTatcatctctttctcttcttctatcatctctctctctacctctatcatctctctctctctctctctctccctatgtcCACGTCCATGTCCACGTCCATGTCcatgtctatctctatctcctatctctgtctctccagtaCTGAACAACCTTAGTGCAAGTCTGAGAGGATATTTTGAGAGAAATTTTGAGAGACATTGTAAGGGCAGAATGATCCCAAGAAAGAACCTGGCCTGGAAAATCCCCTGACTCATGAATATTCATGCTGGCCACGGTCAGTTTTGATCACTCAGATCAATTCAAGACACTTTCTATATGCCTTTGTGAGAGCAGCAAACAGGTTCTGGGAATAAGGAGGTAGGGAAGAAGATTGAGGTTAAAATGAATTGACAGGCAATAGGATTAGAACGCTTGCCCAATCCTGATCTTGCGCGTAACTAACAGTGGCctgaaattaaagaattaaaccATGAAGCCTTCCTTGACAACTGATCTGATAGGCCCAGAAGTAAATTTCAGGGACAGTGCTGTCAGGCAGAGGTGGGAGCAGCTCACTTAAGgggcctggggaggctggggaagggcagggcagcTTGGTCCCCTTGCTATTCGGGGAGAGAGGCATTGGTCCCTCTTGGTACCAGAGGCTAAAATGGTTCTGGGGCAAGTTAGTTGTCAGGGTTTCTGTTCACCTCTGGTAGCATTTTCTTCCCCAGATCCAATTATGACTTTAATACGAAGGCAAAAATGAACAGGGGAGAAAGATAATGAAACATAAGTCAAACGCGGCAGCTGGCAAATTTCTGATCATTTCCCTTGTAGTATTTCATTTCTAGTCCCTCATGTTGCAGAGTAGcctctctgtgtgcgtgtgtgtgtgtttgtgtgtgtgtagaggcaGAATTTACCACCAACACCAAGAAACAACTCCAGATGCTTCAAGGAAACAATATCAAATGCAATTTAATGACATTTTCCATGGGAGACAGGGTAGAAATAAAGGTAAAGTAGCATTCTAAATTGCTTCTTCTTACTGTCTTTAACATCATAAGAAAGCCTAAAAAAATTCTATATACATCAATTCAGGCTAAATACAATGCCTCtcaatttcctttctcttccataTCTCCAAACCCTACAAAGAAAAGATCAAAAAAGCATGGGGGCTTAATTATAGTATAATACTGAAGGTGAAATATTTTCATACAATATAGGAAAAGACAAACCCATGTAGGTAACTCATGTGATGACCTGGTCTGAGGGAAGAATCAATGCTTATTTACAAAAGATCTCTTGGATCACTCTTCAGTAACATTTTTCTCCACCCGAGTTTTCTCCAGGTGAACACCAGATCTTGAAGGTAATTTtcagaataacaacaacaacaacaacaaaaaatctaaaatttgagaCTCTGACTAGGAGACTCCTCTCTGGATGCCTTTTGTAGCTAAACTTTAAACAAAGCCTAACTCTTTAAGATCCAACCTTCCCACCATACGTTGGATCCAAGTAGAATTTCCCACAAGTCTCAGGGCTGCCATCCTTAGGTTGAAACCACCGGGATTAGAGTAACTGCTTTGCTGTTGACCTTGGAGGTTCTGCCTGCTTCGATGGACTTGGCCTGGGATTTCCTGTGACTTTCATCCTGGTGGGAACCACACCCGTGATTTAGGAGGAATGTTGGCGTGGGTGGGCCACAGGTTGTGAACAGGGTGCTTGCTGGGTTGCCGTGAGTGAAATAGGAAGACTGCATGCCTCATGGGACATTCCTCAGCTCGTTgccttttctgcctttcaacttcATGTTCCATGAGGGTTCCACTTTCATGGTAACAACTCTACATGAGGTTTGAGCCCACTGTTTACTGTGTCTTTTCAACTGTTGGATATTTCCAATTTCTAGTTTCAAAGTAAAGCATTTCTGTAGATTAGGTTTTGGCCAAAAATTTTAGAGTAGGTTTTGGTGAGAAAGAAATAGCAGGGGGACCGAGTAATGGAAGAGTCCAATTTGTCCAATTTGTCCAATTTGtccaatttgtttttgtttttgggatTGACAACAGGGTAGGTTGTATGGAGCCATGCTTTTTCTATGAGAACCATCAAATAGAATGTCCTCACACTTACAGCTTGGGTTTTCCCAATAAGTTGTTGTTTGGCCATCCTGGCTGTTATCTGTGCCCCTGCAAGTGTGGCCATCAGGGTCTTGCTTCTTGCAATGCCCCCCTGCCTCCTGTTGTGTGCATCAGCATTGTCTAAGCAGTGGCATGTGAGAAAATGTGTAACAACTGGCTTTCAAGGAGGAAAAGTCCTGGCATGAGGCATTTTCTAATTTCTGTGGTATAAATACTCCCAGCATCATGGCTAATTTCAAGCTGTCACCATGGCATCACTGAATGTGGCATTGGAAGACTGTATATCGGCACCTCATTATATAACATGTTTCTCATAGAcatgatagaaaataaaaagaatagtgaAATCCCCTTTGAAAGGGATGAGTTTTgagtatttatttttgcttcaaatATGATTGGCTTAATTATAAGTttatataatgtaattttaaataatgattgTAGTTAATAATCTGTTTGCAAAAACCCTAACAATCAAGCTTCCATATTATAAGCCATTTCTGCTACACCACTGGATTTTGGgctaaagaaagagggagaaaaggaggagaaaagggcACAGGTAATACTCAAGTACTAGAAGGTCTTGATGCCATTCAGACTTGGTGATGGATCCTTCTGAGCTGTGGGTCCACAGTTTCATGGAAATGACATGAAATGACATGTTGGTCAGACACCTGGACTTTGGAACCAGACCTgctgggttccaggcccagctgtgccATTTGTTAGCTGTGTGAACTTAAGCAAGTTATCTAACCTCTCTAAGCTTAAGGTTCTCATCTATAACATGGTGCAATACATAGTACCTGCTTCCTAAGCTTGTTAGAGGGATTCCATGAGATTATATTCAAATGGCAGCCATGAGCACTACTAGGGTTACCATTCCGATCCATGTCTAAGAGGGTCATTGTAGCCACAGCAGTGATGGTGTCCAGCCCAGGTGCAGACTCACGTGGATACTGATTGTTGAACAACATCTTCTCTGTATACAGCTTGCAGCACCAGACGTTCACGTAGGCACAGACTCAAGTGGTGGAAGCTGCCTGTCTCCATGCCTCCTAATAATGTTCTCGCTTCTCACGGATGCTGATGTTCAAGTACAGGAAACTCAGTTCTCACTACTAAGTGCTTCTGTCTCTTTAgatatccttttaatttttatttatttatttccatttatttgaaggcagagagacagaaaatgacagagacagagagatcttccatctgctggatcactccccaaattcttacAAGAGCTAGGTGTGGActagtcagaaaccaggagcctggcactcagtcttggtctctgatgtagatggcagagacccaagtactgaaCCATCAGGTGCTGCCTCCTAGTGAGCACATGAGCAGAAAATTGGAATCCGAAGtagagctgggattagaacccaggcgCTCCATATGGAATCCCAAACAAGTAGTAGCttagcttaactgctgtgcctaaCACCTGGCCCTAGACATCTTTTTAAACTATAAATACTCCTTAGTATAAAATGTAAATACTCCTTGGAAGGTGAGTTGTTAAATCCATACCTTGGTGTGAATGAGGCAGCCAGATCCCAGCCTGTGAGTGGCAAAGGGACCTGCTTCCAGGTTGACCAGACACCTTTAAAAGCAAATCCAGCAAATCCAGAAGGActccagtctttctctctctgttcctccagtGACCCCAGAACCAAGACCCAGCTGAATCTCACATCCAGATTCCACTGCAGAGGTGAGAGTACCATTGGGAACTCATACTGCGTTCTTGATGTATGACCTTGAGAATGTCATTTCATgtctctgaactttttttttaggtCTATTGAAGATACGAATGATGATTACCCTGAGACTCAAGTAGGAGAACCCTTTGGGAACTAATGAGCCCCAATACACACTCTGTGATGATCATTTTCCATTCTCCATTGTTGTTGGTTCCTCTTTTTTCTTCAATTCTTCACATGTGGCTATGAAGAGAAAGGCTTTCTTGGGAGCACCATAGGGATaagaaaataacacattttccaaCCCTTAATCCTAAGAGTTTCTAATAACCAACACACAGGTTCATACCTGGGATCCTTTATTCCTAATACAGTCTTGGGTGCAATACTAATAAGTGGAATTCAGTCCCAGTTTGGCTCAGGTCATTTGGCACCATGAAAGGCAAAGGTGATGCCTGCAGGAATGTTAAGGCCCTGTGGATGCTGATTGTGAGGTCTTGTTTGCTTCTCTGGGGGCCCCTGCGATGTCACACAAATGGTTTCAAAACCACAGAGTGTTGGAATCCAGGAGAGGTTGCAGCTTCCAGGAGGCTCAGACTCATGGCCAACGAGGGCTTGGGTTTTGGACAAGGCCCGGGGAGAAAGTGGGAAGCCATGAGGGCCAGTGTCTCCCAGTGCTGAACAACCAGCCCGAGTATTCCAGAGCATCCACGGGGTTCAAGGGCAgcagctggagccctgggccaCGTCTGAGCACTCTCAGAACAAGCAGGCTTCAACTGTTCCTGGGACCTGCAAAGCTGGCTTTGCTTcaacctgtgccacaatgcctattGCCCCCTCTGGACTCTCGCAGAATGAAGTCTCAGGGTCCCAACAATCATGTGTGACGAGAGGGTCTGTGTTATTAAATCCTTTATTGCCTGGCACCTTCTTTCTGGTGCTTGGGGGTATCCTTGGCAGCAGAAGCGGCTGGAGGATTACTCAGTTATTGGGGGAAGGGGGCCGTGTTTCAGGATCTGATATGTCTGGCGGAGAAAAGATGGCTGATGGCCGGCCAGGCCATTTGCCTGAAACTAAGTGCTCCCTAGAAGGCCTGCTGGGATCCAGCCGAGGTGACTGGTGAGGCAGGGGCCACAGAGAGTGACATCTGGTTGGCAGAAGGCCCACTGGATTCCAGTGAGCACGGCACGGCCCTTGGGTGCCACACTTTCACGGTGTCTGGAGAATGACCGGAGCGGAGGAACAGACACACCCAAAAGGAGGGAGGACAGGTCCTCCTGGGGAGGCTTAAAGGCACCCAACttagaaaggaaaagacacagtTGACTCAAAGATGCGAATTCGCTTCAAATGCACGAGACATTCCTGTAAGACGCTGACGAATTGTTTGATGAACAAATGAGAGACGACGTGGGTGCAATGTAGACTTCCCTGGCCTTGTCGTGCAACGTGCAACAGGGTGCTGCTTGCACACCCGGACCACTGGGGAAGGTGAGGTGCTGAATGGGGTGCTCCAAGCCTTTTAGAAAGCAGAGACAGCAAAGCGGAGCTCCCGGTGGGTGGAGGTcagggccagccctgcaggtCTGAGGCCCTGGGGGCAGCCCTCTGTCTTCCTCGTGTGGGAGGCGGCGTCATGGCTCTGATTTAGGAAGTATCCAGAACTAAGTGGGTCTTTGATACATAAGAACTTCCCCTAGTAAGGGGCTTGGGCGATTCTAGAAACTGATGGTAAAATTCTCAGCAGGGAATGCCCTCCGGGAGGTGAGAGaatttttaggttttctttttttctgccttctctcttcccctgcaTGTTCACCATCCTTGTCTACTTCTTGCTTAGCAGAGGGCAAAGGCCTTTTCAGGAAAGCACCAAACACTTGAGGGCTTTGCTTCCAGAAAGGGGAAAGATGGCACAGCCTGAGTACAAGGCCATGGGAGCCCAAGTAAAGAGGTTCAATGTCAGACCAGTTTCCGCACCCCAGGGATCAGCCCGGAGGACTTATTGTGCCTCGCCCCCTGCTGTCTGGGGAGGAGATGGTCTCCTCAGGTCAGTGAGGCTGGGCTTTGTCCAGAGGTTCCTGGGAAGGTGTCAGAGTTGGATCCAGTTGGTCTGAAGCACGATCTGTCTCTGAGCTGGCCaggtccctctccccaccccacagccctcaCCTATTGCAGATGGAGCTCTCTCTGAAACAGGGCAAACCAAGAAGGAAGAAATGGCTCAGACACCAGGTCTCCCTCCAACCCCAGCATTCTGCTTCATGGTCTGGGTAGCTTTTGCCCATTTTGGAAAGGAATTGGTGGTGGCAGGAAATAACTACTCTGACTGAGCCTTACAGACATTCTATAAAATTATAACAACAGAACAGGACAAACGTCACACCAAGATCTTAAATCACACAATGTTTACAGAATATAATGCCCCATGGCAGACAAATACTAAATACCACAAAGTACCTGAGACAAGAACagaaagaagcaaagaaggaggagaagactAAAAAGGAGTGTGGCATCCTGGCCTCCGGCGGTCCCAGGAGCACAGGCAAAGTTCACCGGGGGCTGGGTGTGGGCGTCCCGGGGCTCCAGCCTCACATCTCGGTTTCCGTCGCGTGGACCTCGGTCGCCGTGATAGCGATCCCGATGGCAAGGCTGCCATTGTCAGAGAAGAGCTGGGCCAGCGACGTGTTGAGGACAAGGCAGTCCCCGTCGGTGATCACGGAGTCCACGCACTCAAGGACAGACCGGGGGGTGGCCTCCCACTTGAGACGCCGGTGGTTCCTGTTGAGCTCCAGGCGGTAGGTGAAGCAGTCGGCCTGGGTGGGGGTCCCGATCAGCATCATGGTGGCGAAGAACTGGGGGTGCCCCTCGTGCCTCTCCTGTTTCCTTAGCACCAGCAGGAAGTGGTGGCCGAGGCAGGAGTGCAGGATGATCCAGTCGGCCGGCGCCGGCAGGTGCATGTCCGTAGCCAGGAAGACGATCTCCGCTCCCTGCAGGATGTCGACCCTGTGGATCTGCCGCAGGTGCGGCACCACCACCTCCAGGTGGCCTTCCCACTGGCAGGAGAACAAGGGGCACATGCAGGGGGTCACCTGGGCAGTgtgcagccctgcctcctggtggtggaggaggtgggggtgggcgtgGTGGCGCAGGTGGCGGTGATGGCGGTGATGGCGGTGATGGTGGGTGAGATGGTGAGAGTGGAAGCTGCCTTGCTCTGCGGTGCTCTGAGCGACGGCGCGTCGGCTGGACACATactggaaggaaagagaagcaggttaGTGGACTGAGGTTGTCTTCCCCTCGCTGGGACTCCCCTGGTGTTCCAGGTAGTAAAAGCAGGCTCTCCAGGTGGAAGAGAAAGTTCCACTTCCTTACAACAACCAGAGCCCTGGTGGGTGCTTCAGGGGAAGCTGAGATTCAGAACACTTAGTTAAGAAAATGCAATATTTATATGCCTATCTGattctttaataaaatatccAAGCAAATAGGCaattttgcccttcaaataacaCATGGTGATGGTCATCAATCATAAAGGACAAGAAAATCCattcttttgtttctgcttttttgatactgtttttttttttaatgaaggaatATGGGTCAatggatttttttcctcctactttgtcattattattattttgtgaaCAAGATTTCCACCCTCTCCATGTATCCTTCTAGAGCTCCTAGGGTTGTGCCATCTTGGGCTCTGGGTCCTAAGACACCTGGTGGGATGCAGAGCCCATTGGGTGCAGTTGTACTGCAGTGGCCGGGGAGGAAGCCCCACCCGAGACtctgcctccacccccaccctgcgcCACCCAAGGCCCACTCCCACCGCTCCGGGCTCATCTTTTCCAGGGGCTCACCATCCTCCAGCCTCCACCCTGCGACTCTCTTAACTTTTTGTTCTTCAAGGCAGCATGACCACAAATGCCCTTAAAAACACCAGGGGCTGTGATGGCACCTTCTGACCAGCCCCCTGTTGAATCTGTTGAACACCTGCCATGGCCAGACCCTGCAGGCGTTAGGGATACAGCCGCAAGCCCGGTAGATACTGAGTCTCTTGGTGTGGGTGGTAATGGATAATTCATTAAGTTTTTGACTAGGGTCCTCCTAAGATATGAGGCTATCATGTTTTTCAGTTGAAAGCAGGCTTGGGTAGTAAAAAGCCTGAGGTTCCAAAGCTGGTAGTGAAAGACTGGGATTCGTATTTGTACCTCTTGACTCTGAACACAGGAGCGCTTACCTCTCTCCTGCCCAGTCGTGTCTGCCTgcggctcccccgcccccgcccagctctgcctttctttAATTAGCCTGCAGGATCTGGGCCATGCAGTGGGGCTGGCAGCTGTGTAGTGCATGGCAGGCACGCGGCCCCCACCTGATCCCCAGGCTGCCCTCAGGTAGGCAGTGTCCCTTCCGCCCTAGCTCTCCAAACCCCCTCCGGACTTCAGGTACCCCGGCCCTTGCCTTCTCACTTGGCTGCAGTTCATTCTTGAAGTGGAAAGGATGGGAGGGGGCCTTGTGTGTTCCATGCTCACTACCACTGCTGCCAGTTTCTGCCTCCCCTGACTCACTGTGGCTAATAGCAAAGGCCTggctgcctttcttttcttcagaGCATGAAGGAtagacacacatatatgcacacacagcCGTGCATGCgaaacacatgcacatgcatgcatgcccAAACACAGTACACACTCCTGACATGCaggatgtacacacacacacacacattcccacaCAGCCCTCTACATGGCACATCGAGATGGTCACTCTGGtagtggggagacctggaggcaggtGGGTGCCAGGTCAGCTCGGCTCTGGCGCTGTtagctccaacagccagggtctgcctcctgccccaggaATGTGAGCTACAGGGGTCCCTGCACTGCCCCTCAATGGCAGCAACTGGGCAGCCTGCTGTCACTCATTCTGCACCCTCACCAGGGCCCTGCCTCAAAGGAGACTGTGCATCTTCAGTGCTACAGGAACAGGCTGTGTTCCAGCGTGCTGCTAGTGAGCCCTCTGAGTCGCTTCAGTGTTAACTATGGGGAACGGAACTGACTTCCATGCAGTAGTACTGAGTGTAAGGCATTGTGGAGGGGAGCTATCAtttgaataatcttttttttttttcacagaaaagataaatttccatattttttgacaggcagagttagacaatgagagagagagagacagagagaaaggtcttccttttgccattggttcaccctccaatggtcaccgcggctggcgcactgcggcctgcggccggcacatccgctgatccgaagccaggagccaggtgcttctcctggtctcccatgtgggtacaggacccaagcacttgggccatcctgcactgcactcccgggccacagcagagagctggactgtaaga
The DNA window shown above is from Oryctolagus cuniculus chromosome 9, mOryCun1.1, whole genome shotgun sequence and carries:
- the SIAH3 gene encoding seven in absentia homolog 3, with the translated sequence MLFFTQCFGAVLDLIHLRFQHYKAKRVFSAAGQLVCVVNPTHNLKYVSSRRAVAQSTAEQGSFHSHHLTHHHRHHRHHRHLRHHAHPHLLHHQEAGLHTAQVTPCMCPLFSCQWEGHLEVVVPHLRQIHRVDILQGAEIVFLATDMHLPAPADWIILHSCLGHHFLLVLRKQERHEGHPQFFATMMLIGTPTQADCFTYRLELNRNHRRLKWEATPRSVLECVDSVITDGDCLVLNTSLAQLFSDNGSLAIGIAITATEVHATETEM